The Candidatus Bathyarchaeia archaeon genome segment CTAAAGACCACTTGCCCCTCTTTACTTAAGGCGAATATATTGTTTCGAATTATGTTTTCTCGACCATAGTGTTGATGAAAACCGCCGCTCATAGTATTGTAAACAATATTGTTCTCAACCAGTATATGTGAACTCCCCTCATCTAAATATATACCCCAGCCACCATAGTTATAAGCTTCAACGTTATGAATTAGGTTAAAGCGTATTGTCGTTCCCGGCTGCACACCCAGAGTATATATGCCGCCCATATCGCTAAGCAAGCCATGACCGATATCGAAAATGTGATTGAACTCTATTATATTGCATCTGGCGTTTGTGGAACCATATCCCCATGTCCATCCCACTGATATCCCAGTATAATAGAAATCGTGAATAGTGTTATGAATGATTTCATTGTATCCGCTTTGACCAATCCATATGGCAACGGCACTGTGGAAAATTCTCCCGCCTTTACTGATACGATTATCCGAAACCACGTTATATCCTGTCTCATCATAAATCTGAGTTGGAACATTAGGTTCACCAATCTTTATTCCTCCAGCGCCTAGATCTGAAAAAACGTTATTTATGATGAAGATTCTACTGCATCCACGCCTAACCTCTATTCCATAGCCTCCAACATGCTCTATCTTACACTTCTCTATCGTGATGAAGCGGGCACCTTCCAGATAAATTGCCCCGGGTACACTTTGAGCCGCTTGAGGAGAAAGCGAATACTGCCATTCCGTATACTGGAACACCAGACCTCTAAACACTATGTGCTCTACATATTGACCCCTTTCAGGGCTACCAATGACTCTAATTAAACAATTAAGTCTTGGAGCTATTATTTGACAAGAACCAATTTCTTCTCCTGGTAGGGGTATATAGTAAAGTTTTCCTGTCACACGGTCGAGGTACCATTCGCCGGGTTTTTTCAGAGCCTCAAAGACGTTCTCTACGTAGTATCTTGCGAATCTAGGCTTAAAGTCATCTCTTAAAGCGAACACCGTTTTCATGGAGAGCTCAACGATGTTGTTTTTCTCGTCAAAGGATTTTATCGGTATGCGTTCCTCTATCCAGTAATGGAGCACCACGACTTCAACATCATTAATATTCTTCCACTGCTTAATGTCCCCAGAAGCACATTTAAAGGTGCTTGATCCATCAAAAAGCGAGAGTTCCTCCGGCTTCTTTCCGGGAACATCCTCGATCCAGAAGAACCCATCCTCAGGCAGGCGTGGACGAAATCTCCGTTCACCGTTAACAAAAAGCTGCTTAAAATACCATTTTCCTTCCTTAGCTTCAGGGATATCTGCAACCCATGCCACTAAGTTATCACTTAACTTTTCGGTTCTCCATCCGACTATAAGCCGGCCGCCACTTATAATCGGGATTTCACCCTCATAAGCTTGATAAATAATTGGATTTTCCTCGGTTCCCGAATCTTCTGGAGTGAAAGTTATTGGCTCATTCAGCCAATATAGTCCTCCGCGAACCTTAACCACTATAGGACATTTCAGCTCCCCTTTTCTCTTAAGTTCGCGAATAGCATCTCGTGCACGAGTAATTGTTGCAAAGGGACCGTCTGTCTTATCTTCGTTAGGTTCAGGTAGCTTCCCTGACCACTCATCCCGTCCCTCTGGAGAGACATAAAAGACCGCACAAGCAATAACAGTTTTCTCCTCATGCATGAAATATTTATACAATACCGCACTCACCATAATAATCATTGATATAATCATTAGCGTTGTTACTAGCAGTATAAAAGTCTTTCTAATCAATCTTTCCCCCACCGAAATTATCGTTCAAGTTAATATGATCGGACCATATAAAAGCCTTACTAGCACTACTATAATTTTTAGCGCCCCATGTCTATAGAATTTATTAATATTGCATGTTTTCTATGAACGCATAAGCGGTAGCTCACTCAAATTTTGTTCCACAGTCATCTTTAATCTTTAAGAATATTACTTGTAACGCTTAAGGCAAAACTTCAATTAAATACCTTGAAGAGATTGATTAAAGTTAACACATACATAATAGTGAAGCCATTAGAATGGACCTGTTTCTTGGCAGCTATAGTGTGATTAAGAATTTTGATGGGCCGGGCCGGATTCGAACCGGCGATCTTCGCCGCTCTCAGCGTCAGATATTCTTGTTTGTGAGGGCGACGTCCTAGCCAGCTAGACTACCGGCCCCGATATCTTTAATCTTTAACCCTATTCTTATATCTTTCCGTAATCATCGTTCTTTTACAATGGCTGTAAGAATCGATGTGCCTTTTAAGCTTTTTAAGCTCATGGCCAAACAATTTTCCGTTTTAATTGGCGTGTGCTTAAGGTTCTCAGGATTAAGGGTGTTAAGTGTATCTGCCGAACTTATAGCCTTCATCGTACATGGCAAGTATATTTCTTATCGGCGTGATGGGCTGTATGTTGTGGCATGGGGCTAGTATGTAGCCGCCGCCTTTTCCGAGTATACAAATGTTTTCTCTAACCTCTCTTCTAACGTCCTCCTCAGAGCCGAAAGGTAGGGTTTGTTGATTATCCATTCCACCGTGGAATACAACTTTATCACCAAATTCCCTTTTAAGCTCC includes the following:
- a CDS encoding right-handed parallel beta-helix repeat-containing protein, with translation MIRKTFILLVTTLMIISMIIMVSAVLYKYFMHEEKTVIACAVFYVSPEGRDEWSGKLPEPNEDKTDGPFATITRARDAIRELKRKGELKCPIVVKVRGGLYWLNEPITFTPEDSGTEENPIIYQAYEGEIPIISGGRLIVGWRTEKLSDNLVAWVADIPEAKEGKWYFKQLFVNGERRFRPRLPEDGFFWIEDVPGKKPEELSLFDGSSTFKCASGDIKQWKNINDVEVVVLHYWIEERIPIKSFDEKNNIVELSMKTVFALRDDFKPRFARYYVENVFEALKKPGEWYLDRVTGKLYYIPLPGEEIGSCQIIAPRLNCLIRVIGSPERGQYVEHIVFRGLVFQYTEWQYSLSPQAAQSVPGAIYLEGARFITIEKCKIEHVGGYGIEVRRGCSRIFIINNVFSDLGAGGIKIGEPNVPTQIYDETGYNVVSDNRISKGGRIFHSAVAIWIGQSGYNEIIHNTIHDFYYTGISVGWTWGYGSTNARCNIIEFNHIFDIGHGLLSDMGGIYTLGVQPGTTIRFNLIHNVEAYNYGGWGIYLDEGSSHILVENNIVYNTMSGGFHQHYGRENIIRNNIFALSKEGQVVFSRGEPQHIAFIFERNIVLTNGSPIFVGGYAEEFWRRDFRSNLNLFYDISGGPIIFLESSKGRKYSLEEWRDFGYDTYSIIADPRFKEIRKYDFTLLEDSPAFKIGFKPINLEGVGARLKDSSEDPS